In Streptomyces tendae, one DNA window encodes the following:
- a CDS encoding DUF4326 domain-containing protein: MVIPRRDPREMNGGWQMDLFPVETEPEPATAAGPAPAEQSPIGDQPPAAATTTVVDLHGRQGDPEFADVVYVGRPMFQGGWRLHGHVLANPYRVGKHGDAAAVVEKYRAWLDERPQLVARELPKLRGRRLGCWCGPGQPCHARVLAELVDQGVEA, encoded by the coding sequence GTGGTGATCCCCCGCCGCGACCCCCGCGAGATGAACGGCGGGTGGCAGATGGACCTGTTCCCCGTCGAGACCGAGCCGGAGCCCGCCACCGCGGCGGGCCCGGCCCCGGCCGAGCAGTCGCCAATTGGCGACCAGCCCCCGGCGGCCGCCACCACCACGGTGGTGGACCTCCACGGCCGCCAGGGCGACCCGGAGTTCGCGGACGTGGTGTACGTCGGCCGCCCGATGTTCCAGGGCGGGTGGCGGCTCCACGGCCACGTGCTCGCCAACCCATACCGCGTGGGCAAGCACGGTGACGCCGCCGCCGTGGTCGAGAAGTACCGCGCCTGGCTGGACGAGCGGCCGCAGCTGGTGGCCCGCGAGCTGCCGAAGCTGCGCGGCCGGCGGCTCGGGTGCTGGTGCGGACCCGGGCAGCCGTGCCACGCCCGCGTTCTGGCCGAACTGGTGGACCAGGGGGTGGAGGCGTGA
- a CDS encoding DNA cytosine methyltransferase, protein MLTIYDEFAGVGGSSRGATEVPGTELIFAANHKKDAVEDHARNFPNADHFEGDVARARIETFPRADIFWASPSCPPWSNARGKRRDFDHSTQLALPGWEEEPDLETKRARALMEEVPRYLQAMIRRGKPVLCGVVENVVECRKWDQWSRWLREVRCEGLYEVRVIAINSMHVRAPKSRRAPQSRNRLFVAYWLKSLGRTPDWNKWLRPRAYCAVCDETVTALQVFKRQGVDMGAYGRNGQYWYRCPNVKCRGAIVEPEVLPAAAVIDWSLQARRIADRDEPLADATMERILRGIQRYATPFTVPAGGTWRTEPVSVEEPMPTRTTRETDALAVPPLLVPTEGRDGKVATSSEQPMRTQTARNETGLAIPPFQISLRGGGSKKTTYRVDEPMNTVSASGNHHGLVTGQRLLIPYYGNGTARRVEDPVGTVTTRDRWSLAEVRESVDLGDVRFRMLEPHEIGAAMAFPDTYIVTGSKRDKVRKYGNAVTPPVAEVIVSALVEAVTGEPLEVAW, encoded by the coding sequence GTGCTGACCATCTACGACGAGTTCGCCGGGGTCGGCGGCTCCAGCCGGGGCGCCACCGAGGTGCCCGGCACGGAACTGATCTTCGCGGCGAACCACAAGAAGGACGCCGTGGAGGACCACGCCCGCAACTTCCCCAACGCCGACCACTTCGAGGGCGACGTGGCCCGCGCGAGGATCGAGACCTTCCCCCGGGCGGACATCTTCTGGGCTTCCCCGAGCTGCCCGCCGTGGAGCAACGCCCGGGGCAAGCGCCGGGACTTCGACCACTCCACCCAGCTGGCACTGCCCGGGTGGGAGGAGGAGCCGGACCTGGAGACCAAGCGGGCCCGCGCCCTGATGGAGGAGGTGCCCCGCTATCTGCAGGCGATGATCCGGCGCGGCAAGCCGGTGCTGTGCGGAGTCGTGGAGAACGTCGTGGAGTGCCGGAAGTGGGACCAGTGGTCCCGCTGGCTCCGCGAGGTCCGGTGTGAGGGCCTGTACGAGGTCCGCGTAATCGCCATCAACTCGATGCACGTCCGGGCGCCGAAGTCCCGCCGGGCCCCGCAGTCGCGGAACCGGCTGTTCGTCGCCTACTGGCTCAAGTCCCTGGGCCGGACGCCGGACTGGAACAAGTGGCTGCGGCCCCGGGCGTACTGCGCCGTGTGCGACGAGACCGTGACCGCGCTGCAGGTGTTCAAGCGGCAGGGCGTCGACATGGGGGCGTACGGGCGCAACGGCCAGTACTGGTACCGGTGCCCGAACGTGAAGTGCCGGGGCGCGATCGTGGAGCCCGAGGTGCTGCCCGCGGCCGCCGTCATCGACTGGTCGCTGCAGGCTCGCCGCATCGCGGACCGGGACGAGCCCCTGGCCGACGCCACGATGGAGCGCATCTTGCGGGGCATCCAGCGGTACGCGACCCCGTTCACGGTGCCCGCCGGCGGGACCTGGCGGACCGAGCCCGTGTCGGTCGAGGAGCCGATGCCGACCCGGACCACCCGGGAGACGGACGCCCTGGCCGTGCCTCCCCTGCTGGTCCCGACCGAAGGCCGGGACGGGAAGGTGGCCACCAGCTCCGAGCAGCCGATGCGCACGCAGACCGCCCGCAACGAGACCGGCCTGGCCATCCCGCCGTTCCAGATCAGCCTCCGGGGCGGGGGGTCGAAGAAGACCACGTACCGCGTGGACGAGCCCATGAACACGGTCTCCGCGAGCGGGAACCACCACGGCCTCGTCACCGGGCAGCGGCTGCTGATCCCGTACTACGGCAACGGCACCGCCCGCCGGGTCGAGGACCCCGTGGGCACCGTGACCACCCGCGACCGCTGGTCGCTCGCGGAGGTCCGGGAGAGCGTCGACCTGGGCGACGTCCGGTTCCGCATGTTGGAGCCGCACGAGATCGGCGCGGCGATGGCGTTCCCGGACACGTACATCGTCACCGGGTCCAAGCGCGACAAGGTGCGGAAGTACGGCAACGCCGTCACCCCGCCCGTGGCCGAGGTCATCGTGTCTGCCCTCGTGGAGGCCGTCACCGGCGAGCCGCTGGAGGTGGCGTGGTGA